A segment of the Myxosarcina sp. GI1 genome:
GCAGGAACAATAACGAATCCTCCTCCTACCCCGACGAAGCCAGTAAGAATACCAATTTCCAAGCCTTGTAGGGGAATTGCTAACCAGTGACTTTTAGTTGCCAAATCATATTTCTTGCTGGCAACAATTTCTTCTCGATTTTCAGATGTTTTCCCCCTCTTTCCGATCATCAAAACACTAGCGATGACCATTACTAATCCAAAACAAATTAGTTGAAAAGTTTCCGTAATCAGGGGGAAATCGGCAATCCGCGCTCCGAGATAAGCCCCAATCATGGCTGTAGGAGCAAAAAACGCAGCAGTTTGGAAATTTACATTACCCTGTCGCCAATGAGAGATTGCGCCAATAATACTAACCATACCCACTACGGCTAAACTGGTAGCGATCGCAGTTTTGGGTGTTAGTCCCATAACATAAATTAGAATTGGGACGGCTAAGACCGAGCCACCACCGCCAATTAAGCCCAGACTCAGTCCGATACACAAGGCTAATATATATCCAACAATTCTCATCATTTTAGAAGCAAATTTTTTACCTTTACTCTGCTACTGTTTGTCTGAGGGCATGTAAATAACCACGAGCAAAGCGCTCGTGAGGAGAATTAGGAGGATAGGCAAATCCAATTGATGCTAGTCGTTCAAAAAATTGTGACTCCGTCCATTTTTCTTTAGTTGCTAGTGAGAGTAAAGTCATCAAGCTAGCACGAGTACCTGAAGCGCATCTAGTATAAATTGGCTTCGGTACTGACTCTATAGTCTGCATAAACGTTTCCAGGGACTTTCGATCGATATCGTTACGATATACAGGAACGCTACAATATTCTAAACCATGAGCTTCTACTAAACTCGCATTGAGTCGATCGCCTTCCTGGGCGGGACATAAATCGATAAATGTGCGATATCCTTGCTGCGCTATTTTTTCTAGTTTTTCTACTTCGGCAGCATTGCCAATTGCCAATTCTTCAGTAATTTGTTGTAGCACCAGTTAAACTCCTAATCTTAATATTTACTGCATTAACCAATTGCGGAAGCTACTTTGCCACAACGCTCGTTAGCAGGGACAGCCTCCATAAACTTTTTGGGATTTGGCAGTTTGAGATTATCCATAAAACTGATAAAACTGTCGCGGTCTTTGCCTACAAAACGAGGGTTAAACCGTTTTTCTTCCCCGATAGTGGAAACCGTCTGTCCTCTGTAGTCGTGTCCTGGATATACTAAAGTTTCATCGGGTAGAGTAAACAGCTTTTGAGTAACGCGATCGTACAAAGTCCCCGCATCTCCACTTTGAAAGTCG
Coding sequences within it:
- a CDS encoding sulfite exporter TauE/SafE family protein; the protein is MMRIVGYILALCIGLSLGLIGGGGSVLAVPILIYVMGLTPKTAIATSLAVVGMVSIIGAISHWRQGNVNFQTAAFFAPTAMIGAYLGARIADFPLITETFQLICFGLVMVIASVLMIGKRGKTSENREEIVASKKYDLATKSHWLAIPLQGLEIGILTGFVGVGGGFVIVPALVLFGGIPMKEAIGTSLLIIAFNSATGFLGYLSQVELNWNLVISFTIAASFGTFTGAYLTRFIDAKKLQKGFGYFVLAVAVFVLIKR
- a CDS encoding beta-lactamase hydrolase domain-containing protein is translated as MLQQITEELAIGNAAEVEKLEKIAQQGYRTFIDLCPAQEGDRLNASLVEAHGLEYCSVPVYRNDIDRKSLETFMQTIESVPKPIYTRCASGTRASLMTLLSLATKEKWTESQFFERLASIGFAYPPNSPHERFARGYLHALRQTVAE